A segment of the Catenuloplanes nepalensis genome:
ACCGGTTCCGTGACCCGACCGGCCGGGTGATCTACGTCGGCAAGGCGAAGAGCCTGCGCAGCCGGCTGAACTCGTATTTCGCCGACACGTTCACGCTGCACCCGCGCACCCAGCAGATGGTCACCACGGCCGGCTCGGTCGACTGGGTGACGGTCGGCAGCGAGGTCGAGGCGCTCCAGCTGGAGTTCACCTGGATCAAGCAGTTCGACCCGCGCTTCAACGTGAAGTACCGGGACGACAAGTCCTACCCGTTCCTCGCGGTCACGCTGGACGAGGACTATCCGCGGCTCCAGGTGATGCGCGGCGCCAAGCGCAAGGGCGTCCGCTACTTCGGGCCCTACTCGCACGCGTGGGCCATCCGCGAGACGCTCGACCTGCTGCTCCGCGTCTTCCCGGCACGCACCTGCTCGGCCGGCGTGTTCAAGCGCGCGTCCCAGGTCGGCCGCCCCTGCCTGCTCGGTTATATCGGCAAGTGTTCCGCGCCGTGCACCGGCCAGGTCAGCATGGACCAGCACCGCGACATCGTCGACGACTTCTGCGACTTCATGGCCGGCAAGACCGACACCATGGTCAAGAAGCTGGAGCGGGAGATGATGTCCGCGTCCGACGAACTCAACTTCGAGCTCGCGGCTCGGTTGCGGGACGACGTCGCGGCACTCCGGCGCGCGCTGGAGAAGCAGGCCGTGGTGCTCGGCGACGGCACCGACGCGGACGTTGTCGCGTTCGCCGACGACCCGCTCGAAGCCGCGGTCCAGGTCTTCCACGTGCGCGACGGGCGCATCCGGGGCCAACGCGGCTGGGTGGTGGAGAAGAACGAGGAGCTGTCCCTCGGCGACCTCGTCCACCACTTCTGCACCCAGGTCTACGGCGCCGAGCAGGGCGAGGCCGACGTGCCGCGCGAGCTGCTCGTCCCCGCGCTGCCGGACGACGCGGACGCGCTCGCCGACTGGCTCTCCGGCCACCGCGGCAGCCGCGTGCAGATCCGCATCCCCCAGCGCGGCGACAAGAAGACGCTGATGGAGACGGTCGCGCGGAACGCGGCCGAGTCGCTGACCCGGCACAAGCTGAAGCGCTCCGGCGACCTGACCACGCGCAGCAAGGCGCTGGAGGAGATCGCGGACGCGCTCGGCATGGAGACGGCGCCGCTGCGCATCGAGTGCTTCGACGTCTCGCAGATCCAGGGCACCGACGTGGTCGCCAGCATGGTCGTGTTCGAGGACGGGCTGCCCCGCAAGGGGGAATATCGGCGGTTCATCGTGCGCGGCGACCGGCACGGCGGCGGCATGGACGACCTCTCCGCGATGTCCGAGGTGATGCGCCGCCGCTTCGCCCGCCTCAAGTCCGAGAACGCGCAGGCCGGAGCGCAGGCCGACGCCGCGCGGGCCGGCGGCGGCTGGTCGGGCGCGACCGGCCCGGGCGCCGCCGCGGACTACCAGGAAGGGGGTGCGGACTACCAGGAAGCGGGCGTGGGTGGCCAGGATGCGGGTGCGGACTACCGGGACGCGGGCGTGGGCGGCCAGGATGCGGTGACGGGCGGGCGGCGCCCGATCGTCGGCGGGGAGCACGCGGTTGCGGGCGAGGAGCCGGTCGCGAATGAAGAGGTCACCGCGGGTGGCGAGCTGGCGCCCGGCGGCGAGGCGGAGAGCGTGGAGCTCACCGCGCGCGGCGAGCCGGTCCCGGCGGAGCTGCCCGGCATCGATCCGACCACGGGCCGGCCGCGGCGCTTCGCGTACCCGCCGAATCTGATCGTGGTCGACGGCGGCGCGCCGCAGGTCGCGGCCGTGGCCGCGGTGATGGCCGAGATGGGCGTCACCGACGTGGCGCTCTGCGGCCTGGCCAAGCGGCTGGAGGAGGTCTGGCTGCCGGACGACGAGTACCCGGTCATCCTCCCGCGCAACTCCGAGGCGCTCTACCTGCTCCAGCGCGTCCGCGACGAGGCACACCGGTTCGCCATCACCTTTCACCGGCAGCGTCGTTCCAAGCGGATGACGGTCTCCGCGCTCGACGACGTGCCGGGCCTGGGCGAGGTGCGCCGCAAGGCGCTGCTGCGGCAGTTCGGCTCGGTCAAGAAGCTCGCGGCCGCGTCACCGGCCGAGATCGCCGAGGTCCCGGGCATCGGCCCGCGCACGGCCGAGGCCATCATCGCCGCCCTGACGGGTGAAAAGTTGGCCGCACCCGCGGGCCCGGAGACGGCCGATACACCGGGGAACAGCGCATCCACCCCGGATGTTGAGCCCGAAGCGGGCGCACGGCCGGCAGTGAGCGAACTCTAGGATTGGCGCCCGACAGACTTTCGACCATGAGGGGGCCGTCGTGACCGAGCGGCGCGACGACGAGCGACCGGAGGACACAGTGACCGACCGGCTCGACCGGCACGGCGAACAGCGACCGGAGGTGGACGCGGAGGCCCGATCCGAGGTCAGCCTCGTCATCGTGACCGGCGTCTCCGGCGGCGGCCGCAGCACCGTGGCCCGTGCGCTGGAGAACGTCGGCTTCTACGTGGTCGACAACCTCCCGCAGGCGCTCATGGTGGACATGGCCGAGCTGGCGTTCGCGGCCGGTGGCCCCGCCACCCGGCAGACCGCCATGGTGCTGGACGTGCGCAGCCGCGCGTTCTCCACCGACCTGCCCGGCGCGGTCCAGGCGCTGCGTGACAAGGGCTTCCACCCGAGCGTGGTGTTCGTCGACGCGGACGACGAGGTGCTGATCCGCCGCTTCGAGAGCGTCCGCCGCTCGCATCCGCTGCAGGGCGACGGGCGGCTGGAGGAGGGCATCGCGGCCGAGCGGAAACTCCTCGAGGAGGCCCGCGAGCAGGCCGACGTCATCATCGACACCAGCCACCTGAACGTCAACCAGCTGCGCCGGCGGGTCGAGGAGCTGTTCGGCGGCGAGGACGCGCGCCGGCTGCGGGTGACCGTGCTGTCGTTCGGCTTCAAGTACGGGCTGCCGCCGGACGCGGACTTCGTGCTCGACGCCCGGTTCCTGCCGAATCCGTACTGGGTGCCGGAGCTGCGCGAGTTCACCGGCCGGGACGAGTCGGTCAGCTCGTACGTGCTGGGCCAGGACGGTGCGCTCGACTTCGTCGGCTCCTACGCCGGGCTGATCGCGGCCACCGCGT
Coding sequences within it:
- the rapZ gene encoding RNase adapter RapZ; this translates as MDAEARSEVSLVIVTGVSGGGRSTVARALENVGFYVVDNLPQALMVDMAELAFAAGGPATRQTAMVLDVRSRAFSTDLPGAVQALRDKGFHPSVVFVDADDEVLIRRFESVRRSHPLQGDGRLEEGIAAERKLLEEAREQADVIIDTSHLNVNQLRRRVEELFGGEDARRLRVTVLSFGFKYGLPPDADFVLDARFLPNPYWVPELREFTGRDESVSSYVLGQDGALDFVGSYAGLIAATASGFEREGKRYLTVAIGCTGGKHRSVAISEELATRLREARLSANAQHRDLGRE